Part of the Streptomyces sp. NBC_01460 genome, CGACCCCTGGATCTCGTACCACGACGGTCACTACTACCTGGTGTCGACGAGCTGGACCGACGTCATCACCGTGCGGAAGTCGCCGACGCTGGCCGGGCTCTCCACCGCGCCGAGCGTGCAGGTCTGGCAGGGCGACGCGGCCTCGCGCTGCTGCAACATCTGGGCGCCCGAACTGCACTACTCGGGCGGCCGCTGGTACCTCTACTACGTGGCCGGGCAGAACATCACCGACTACAACCCCACGCAGCGCGTGCACGTGCTGCAGAGCGCGGGTTCGGACCCGATGGGGCCCTACACGTACAAGAACCAGCTGGGCGGCAGCTGGATGCTGGACCCGAGCGTGCTCACCGTCAACGGGTCCATGTACCTGCTGGGCAGCGCGAGCGGCGGGGGTACCCAGAACCTCGTCATCGCGCCGATGTCGAACCCGTACACCCTCAGCGGCTCGTTCTCGACGATCTCGACGCCCACGTACGACTGGGAGAGATCGGGAGGCACGGTCAACGAGGGGCCCGAGGTGCTCCAGCGGGGCGGGAAGACGTTCATCGTCTACTCCGCCAGCGGCTGCTGGACCCCCGACTACAAGCTGGGCCGGCTCACCCTGACCGGTTCCGACCCGCTCTCGGCGTCCTCCTGGACCAAGAAGTCCACCCCGGTCTTCCAGCGGAACGACGCCGCCGGGGTCTACGGGCCGGGGCACAACGGCTTCTTCACCTCGCCCGACGGCACGGAGGACTGGATCGTCTACCACGCGAACGACTCGGCGTCCGACGGCTGTGACAACGGGCGTACGGCGCGGGCGCAGAAGTTCGGCTGGAACTCCGACGGCACCCCGAACCTCGGGACGCCCGTCGCCCTCGGTACGACACCGGCCGGGCCCTCCGGGGAGACGGCGGCGACCCCGACCGCCTACACCGTGGTCAGCCGGGCCACCGGGAAGTGCCTCGACGTCAGCGGGGCGTCGACCGCCGACGGCGCCGACGTCCGGCAGTGGACGTGCGACGGCAGCACCGATCAGCGGTGGCGCGTCGAGGACCGGGGTGACGACACGAGCAGGCTGGTGAACGCCGCGACGGGCAAGGTGCTCGACACGGCGGACTGCTCGACGGCCGACGGCGCGAACCTGCGCCAGTGGTCGTGGCTCGACAACACCTGCCAGCGCTTCCGCTTCGTCACCACCGACGCCGGCGGCTGGGTGCGCATCGTCAGCCAGGCCACCGGGAAGGTCGCCGACGTGGCGGACTGCTCGACGGCCGACGGCGCCGACGTGCGGCAGTGGACCTGGCTGAACAACACCTGCCAGCAGTTCAGGCTCGTCCCGGCCACCTGAGGGCGCCCGGGACACCCGAGGCCCTCCCGGCCTCCTGGAGTCCGCCGCAGCTCACGGGGCAGTCGCCCGTGGGCTGCGGCCGCCCAGGACATCTGTGCACGCATCGTCACGCGACGTGATCGGCGCTGTTGAGGGGCCTCTCGCGGCACACCGGGCCGCTGTGTGCCGGAAGTGTCAGGATGGTAGTCATGGACGTGCGGAAGAGGAACCGGGTATCCGTGACGGGCCGGGAGGGCGGCCCGGTGGTGATGCTCGCCCATGGATTCGGATGCGACCAGAACCTGTGGCGTCTCGTCGTGCCCGAACTGGAGAAACGCTTCCGGGTGGTCCTCTTCGACCATGTGGGGTCCGGGCGGTCCGACC contains:
- a CDS encoding family 43 glycosylhydrolase, which encodes MARRLLTLLSALLLALALGQPTSASAAEGRPYTNPVKAQKGADPWISYHDGHYYLVSTSWTDVITVRKSPTLAGLSTAPSVQVWQGDAASRCCNIWAPELHYSGGRWYLYYVAGQNITDYNPTQRVHVLQSAGSDPMGPYTYKNQLGGSWMLDPSVLTVNGSMYLLGSASGGGTQNLVIAPMSNPYTLSGSFSTISTPTYDWERSGGTVNEGPEVLQRGGKTFIVYSASGCWTPDYKLGRLTLTGSDPLSASSWTKKSTPVFQRNDAAGVYGPGHNGFFTSPDGTEDWIVYHANDSASDGCDNGRTARAQKFGWNSDGTPNLGTPVALGTTPAGPSGETAATPTAYTVVSRATGKCLDVSGASTADGADVRQWTCDGSTDQRWRVEDRGDDTSRLVNAATGKVLDTADCSTADGANLRQWSWLDNTCQRFRFVTTDAGGWVRIVSQATGKVADVADCSTADGADVRQWTWLNNTCQQFRLVPAT